From a single Calothrix sp. NIES-2098 genomic region:
- a CDS encoding putative glycosyl transferase yields MSDNLFSIIIPTRQRHDTLKYTIQSVISQTYKEFELIVMDNFSTRETAEVVASFADKRIKYYRAPERLSMSDNWEMGLSHATGEYMFILGDDDALMPDGLELAEKLISEYAVNILSWRRYSYGWPNAIVPWVRNRLYLGLLQVAEFWNSREKLKQFYNYQLSHEYLPMIYNSFVHKDLIDKIKSIHGKYFMSSNMGIGADAYSGIVNAYFSDSYLYSFRSISIIGSSANSIGASVCFPGFNAEPMKAFLEEEKKSFTIESHPRLVPTKNQEIGFADGQIRTKELFFPEDNELDIDINKLLNYIASSINRDPSQYQSILQDIEALANKHNISVSTLNIPQKITTDQLNNIQPYQGVIVNTDGSLNELIINCEQVGISNVADAVKLAHGILPKLENIVIYNVNLYKDKLHNNLNINNRDNKSLTPKILIDGVFFQLFNTGIARVWKSLLKEWANTDFANHILVLDRANTAPIINGIHYRNIQFYDYNNTESDRQILQQICDEEEAELFISTYYTTPINTPSVFMAYDMIPEVLGGNLNEPMWREKHNGIKHASAFIAISENTAKDLSKFFPAIPLESITVAHCGVDSLFCPASDVEINAFKYKYGINKPYFLLSGLGGYKNAILFFQAFAQLYNKQSFDIVATGAGILLPSEWREYTAGCTFHGFQLNDEELRLAYAGAVALVYPSQYEGFGMPVVEAMACGCPVITTPNASLPEVGGEAVIYVKDDDIEGMVNALCEVQKPDCRNLLINAGLEQAKHFSWKEMANIVKIALIKATFPELNLKEINIIIFPDWSADEEKLGLELMDVMQLIASHPNHQQITLLIDINDIAKEDADFFLQGIAMNLMLESAIDITENLTISLLRDLSESQWQSLISCIKARFVLEHENKQIFVNQQIKQIPLCSLESL; encoded by the coding sequence ATGTCAGATAATCTGTTTTCGATCATAATCCCTACTCGGCAAAGACACGATACACTGAAATATACGATTCAGAGCGTAATTAGTCAGACATATAAAGAATTTGAATTAATAGTTATGGATAATTTTAGCACCCGAGAAACTGCTGAAGTTGTCGCATCATTTGCAGATAAAAGAATAAAGTATTATCGCGCCCCTGAGCGATTATCAATGTCTGATAACTGGGAAATGGGTTTATCCCATGCTACCGGAGAATATATGTTTATTTTAGGAGATGACGATGCCTTAATGCCAGATGGGCTTGAACTGGCGGAAAAACTAATAAGTGAATATGCGGTCAATATCCTGTCTTGGCGGCGATATTCTTATGGATGGCCGAATGCAATAGTGCCTTGGGTTCGCAACAGATTATACCTTGGTTTATTGCAAGTGGCGGAGTTTTGGAACTCTAGAGAAAAGCTGAAACAATTTTATAATTATCAGCTTTCTCATGAATATTTGCCCATGATATACAACTCTTTTGTGCATAAAGACTTAATTGATAAAATCAAGTCGATACATGGGAAATATTTTATGTCATCTAATATGGGTATTGGGGCGGATGCTTACTCTGGGATAGTTAATGCTTACTTTTCAGATAGTTATCTATATTCGTTTCGCTCTATATCTATTATAGGAAGTTCGGCGAATAGTATAGGTGCATCAGTATGTTTTCCTGGTTTTAATGCAGAACCAATGAAAGCATTTCTAGAAGAAGAAAAAAAGTCTTTTACTATAGAATCTCATCCCAGGTTAGTTCCAACCAAGAATCAGGAGATAGGTTTTGCTGATGGACAAATTCGTACTAAAGAATTATTTTTCCCAGAGGATAATGAATTAGATATAGATATAAATAAATTATTAAATTATATAGCTTCATCAATAAATAGAGATCCAAGCCAATATCAAAGTATATTACAAGATATTGAGGCTTTAGCTAACAAACATAATATATCTGTTTCTACATTAAATATACCGCAGAAAATTACAACCGATCAATTAAATAATATACAACCTTATCAAGGAGTGATTGTAAATACAGATGGCTCGCTCAACGAACTAATTATTAATTGCGAGCAAGTAGGTATATCAAATGTTGCTGACGCTGTTAAACTAGCTCATGGAATATTGCCTAAACTGGAAAATATTGTTATTTATAATGTTAATCTCTATAAAGATAAACTCCATAATAATTTAAATATTAATAATCGAGATAATAAATCATTAACTCCCAAAATTTTAATAGACGGGGTATTTTTCCAACTATTTAACACGGGAATTGCCAGAGTATGGAAATCCCTATTAAAAGAATGGGCGAATACTGATTTTGCTAATCATATTTTGGTTTTAGATCGCGCTAATACAGCACCTATAATTAATGGTATTCATTATCGCAATATTCAATTCTACGACTATAACAATACTGAGAGCGATCGCCAGATTCTTCAACAAATTTGTGATGAAGAAGAAGCAGAATTATTTATTTCAACCTACTATACCACTCCTATTAATACACCTTCTGTATTTATGGCTTATGACATGATACCAGAAGTATTAGGGGGTAACTTAAATGAGCCAATGTGGAGGGAAAAGCATAACGGAATTAAACACGCTTCTGCTTTTATTGCGATATCAGAAAACACAGCTAAAGACTTAAGTAAATTTTTCCCAGCTATACCATTAGAATCTATTACTGTTGCCCATTGTGGGGTAGATTCTCTCTTTTGCCCAGCTTCTGATGTTGAAATAAACGCTTTTAAATATAAATATGGGATAAATAAACCCTATTTTCTATTAAGTGGATTAGGAGGATATAAAAACGCAATTCTCTTTTTTCAAGCATTTGCCCAACTCTACAATAAACAAAGTTTTGATATAGTAGCTACTGGTGCAGGTATTCTATTACCTTCTGAATGGCGAGAATATACTGCCGGATGCACTTTTCACGGTTTTCAACTAAACGATGAAGAATTAAGATTAGCTTATGCTGGAGCAGTAGCATTAGTTTATCCTTCTCAGTATGAAGGTTTTGGAATGCCAGTAGTTGAAGCAATGGCTTGTGGCTGTCCTGTAATTACTACTCCTAATGCGTCTTTACCAGAAGTTGGAGGAGAGGCTGTAATTTATGTCAAAGATGATGATATCGAGGGTATGGTTAATGCTTTATGCGAAGTGCAAAAACCTGATTGCAGAAACTTATTAATTAATGCAGGTTTAGAACAAGCGAAGCATTTTTCTTGGAAAGAAATGGCTAATATTGTTAAAATTGCTTTAATTAAAGCCACATTTCCAGAGTTGAACCTCAAAGAAATTAATATAATTATTTTTCCCGATTGGTCAGCAGATGAAGAAAAATTAGGATTAGAATTGATGGATGTTATGCAATTAATTGCATCCCATCCAAATCATCAGCAAATTACCCTACTGATAGATATCAATGATATTGCAAAAGAAGATGCTGATTTTTTCTTGCAAGGTATAGCTATGAATCTGATGCTGGAATCAGCAATAGATATAACTGAGAATTTGACAATTTCTTTATTGAGGGATTTGAGTGAGAGCCAGTGGCAAAGTTTAATTTCTTGTATTAAGGCCAGATTCGTCTTAGAACATGAAAATAAACAGATATTTGTCAATCAGCAAATCAAACAAATTCCTTTATGCTCTCTAGAAAGTTTATAA